A genome region from Candidatus Microthrix parvicella Bio17-1 includes the following:
- a CDS encoding tyrosine-type recombinase/integrase, translated as MTRLAPLLEEFFTDRLINQRHVSPNTIAAYRDTFRLLVVFTHDTLGTQPCDLDLADLDATVIGGFLTHLETERGVGIRTRNARLTAIRSLFQFASYRHPEHGATISRVLSIPPKRTERAIVTFLTKDEIQALLDAPDPSTRLGRRDRAVLALDIQTGLRVSELVGLTRGDIELGTGAHVRCHGKGRKDRITPLNEPTRQLIGHWLDEHPGTPSDPLFTGPAGKALTRDAIRRVLDRHITTATTNCPSLAAKNITPHTLRHTCAMGLLQAGVDLAVIALWLGHEDIRTTQIYLHADLRLKEQALDRTTPPNTPDGRYQPPDPLLAFLESL; from the coding sequence ATGACCCGGCTCGCCCCGCTGCTGGAGGAGTTCTTCACCGACCGCCTCATCAACCAACGACATGTGAGCCCGAACACGATCGCCGCCTACCGCGACACGTTCCGGCTGCTGGTGGTCTTCACCCACGACACGCTCGGCACCCAACCCTGCGATCTGGACCTCGCCGACCTCGACGCCACCGTCATCGGCGGGTTCCTCACCCACCTCGAGACCGAACGCGGAGTGGGCATCCGGACCCGCAACGCCCGGCTGACCGCCATCCGGTCGCTGTTCCAGTTCGCCTCATACCGCCACCCCGAACACGGGGCGACCATCAGCCGTGTGCTGTCCATCCCACCCAAACGGACCGAGCGGGCCATCGTCACGTTCCTCACCAAAGACGAGATCCAGGCCCTCCTCGACGCCCCCGACCCCAGCACCCGGCTCGGCCGACGCGACCGCGCCGTCCTCGCCCTGGACATCCAAACAGGGCTACGTGTCTCCGAACTCGTCGGACTCACCCGCGGTGACATCGAACTCGGCACCGGAGCCCACGTTCGCTGCCACGGCAAAGGACGCAAAGACCGCATCACCCCGCTCAACGAACCCACCCGACAACTCATCGGGCACTGGCTCGACGAACACCCCGGCACACCGTCGGACCCACTCTTCACCGGCCCGGCCGGCAAAGCGCTCACCCGTGACGCCATCCGTCGGGTCCTTGACCGTCACATCACCACCGCCACCACCAACTGCCCGTCGCTGGCAGCCAAGAACATCACCCCACACACGCTTCGTCACACCTGCGCCATGGGACTCCTCCAAGCCGGCGTCGACCTTGCCGTCATCGCCCTCTGGCTCGGCCACGAAGACATACGCACCACCCAGATCTACCTCCACGCCGACCTCCGCCTGAAAGAACAAGCTCTCGACCGCACCACCCCACCGAACACACCCGACGGCCGCTACCAGCCCCCGGACCCGCTCCTCGCGTTCCTCGAATCCCTGTGA
- a CDS encoding tyrosine-type recombinase/integrase has translation MQGHIRKRTHKTKAGKETVNWYVVVELGRDANAKRRQKWHGGYRTRKEAEVARTKIVGDLHAGTYTEPTKLTLREWVEDKWLPTVRTQVKPSTFDSYQRNIHLHVLPALGGRSLVDIGPGQLNTLYVDLLEHGRRNGPGGLSPKTVHYIHTMVHKALADAVDGGLIAANAAGRAKPPRPRSAAPKELLFWAPEQLRSFLDLVARHRLEAAWNVSAMTGMRRGEVLGLRWADLDLNSSRIHVRQALVSVAYKLIVSTPKNHLARVIDLDPATVEQIRLHRQRQLAEQEEWGDGYRDGDLLFCKENGEPIHPQTLSQAFERLVDKSDLPRIHLHCLRHTHATIALRAGVPPKVISERLGHESPAFTLKQYAHVIPGMQADAARAIADLVASSN, from the coding sequence ATGCAGGGACACATCCGCAAGCGCACCCACAAGACCAAGGCGGGTAAAGAGACCGTCAACTGGTACGTCGTCGTCGAACTTGGACGAGACGCCAACGCTAAACGCCGCCAGAAATGGCACGGCGGCTACCGGACCCGCAAAGAAGCCGAGGTCGCCCGCACGAAGATCGTCGGTGACCTCCACGCAGGCACCTACACCGAACCCACGAAGCTGACCCTCCGTGAGTGGGTCGAGGACAAGTGGCTCCCGACCGTCAGAACGCAGGTCAAGCCGAGCACCTTCGACTCGTACCAACGCAACATCCACCTTCACGTGCTCCCCGCCCTGGGTGGACGCAGCCTGGTCGACATCGGACCCGGCCAGCTCAACACGCTGTACGTCGACCTTCTTGAGCACGGCCGGCGCAACGGGCCCGGCGGGCTCAGCCCCAAGACGGTGCACTACATCCACACCATGGTGCACAAGGCGCTTGCTGACGCGGTCGACGGTGGCCTGATTGCAGCAAATGCTGCTGGGCGAGCCAAGCCGCCCCGACCTCGATCGGCTGCTCCAAAGGAGCTCCTGTTCTGGGCTCCAGAGCAACTGCGCTCGTTCCTCGACCTCGTTGCCAGGCATCGGCTCGAGGCCGCTTGGAACGTCTCTGCGATGACTGGGATGCGTCGAGGCGAGGTTCTTGGCCTCCGTTGGGCCGACCTGGATCTCAACAGCAGCCGAATCCATGTTCGGCAAGCGCTCGTCTCGGTCGCTTACAAACTCATCGTGTCGACACCAAAGAACCACCTGGCCAGGGTCATCGACCTCGATCCGGCCACAGTCGAGCAGATCCGGCTTCACCGCCAGCGCCAACTCGCCGAACAGGAGGAATGGGGAGACGGCTACCGGGATGGAGACCTCCTCTTCTGCAAGGAGAACGGTGAGCCGATCCACCCGCAGACCCTTTCGCAAGCGTTCGAACGGCTTGTCGACAAGAGCGACCTTCCTCGGATTCACCTCCATTGCCTCCGCCACACCCACGCCACGATTGCGTTGCGAGCTGGTGTTCCACCGAAGGTGATCAGCGAACGCCTCGGCCACGAAAGCCCAGCGTTCACGCTCAAGCAATACGCCCACGTGATCCCCGGCATGCAGGCAGACGCGGCGCGAGCAATTGCGGATCTGGTTGCAAGCAGCAACTAA
- a CDS encoding tyrosine-type recombinase/integrase — protein MADFAAMADDYLRTRRALGYKLVEQGRLLGQFVEFLAVEQAERVTIDLAVRWARLPVDTNPVWWNERLCIVRGFTRYLSAFDPATEVPPTGLMPPGRRRITPYLFTEADLDALLEAAGQLTAGLRADTYQTLIGLLSVSGMRVGETAGLDRADIDWDHALLTIRNTKFGKSRQIPLHPTTMTALEGYARRRDVLLAARAKPTGPSFFVPSTGTRLIPGRVGANIGSLIREVGLWNTGTSRPPRAHDLRHSFAVRTLLGWYRAGLDVNRRLPLLSTYLGHVEPANTYWYLHAAPELMALAAQRRDQNQETRP, from the coding sequence ATGGCCGACTTCGCCGCCATGGCCGACGACTACCTGCGAACCCGCCGGGCACTGGGCTACAAGCTCGTTGAGCAGGGCCGACTGCTCGGACAGTTCGTCGAGTTCCTCGCTGTCGAACAAGCCGAGCGGGTGACCATCGACCTCGCGGTGAGATGGGCACGCCTGCCCGTGGATACCAACCCGGTCTGGTGGAACGAACGGCTCTGCATCGTCCGGGGTTTCACCCGCTACCTGAGCGCCTTTGACCCCGCCACCGAGGTGCCCCCAACCGGACTCATGCCGCCTGGCCGACGTCGGATCACCCCGTATCTGTTCACCGAAGCGGACCTCGACGCCCTCCTCGAAGCGGCCGGGCAGCTCACCGCCGGTCTGCGGGCGGACACTTACCAGACCCTCATCGGCCTGTTATCGGTCTCCGGGATGCGCGTCGGGGAGACCGCCGGGCTGGACCGGGCTGACATCGACTGGGACCACGCTCTGCTCACCATTCGTAACACCAAGTTCGGCAAGTCCCGCCAGATCCCTCTGCACCCAACCACCATGACCGCACTCGAGGGCTACGCCCGACGACGAGATGTTCTGCTGGCCGCGAGGGCGAAGCCAACAGGGCCGAGCTTCTTCGTGCCCAGCACCGGCACCCGTCTGATCCCGGGCCGGGTCGGCGCCAACATCGGGTCCCTCATCCGTGAGGTCGGTCTGTGGAATACGGGCACCAGCCGGCCTCCGAGGGCACACGATCTCCGCCACAGCTTCGCTGTGCGGACCCTGCTCGGCTGGTATCGCGCCGGGCTCGATGTGAACCGCCGGTTGCCGCTGCTGTCCACCTACCTCGGTCACGTCGAGCCCGCCAACACCTACTGGTATCTCCATGCCGCCCCCGAACTGATGGCCCTCGCAGCCCAACGGCGCGACCAAAACCAGGAGACCCGGCCATGA
- a CDS encoding tyrosine-type recombinase/integrase has protein sequence MAKRRSIPVSGPLAEHENGYRAWLVELGYKPKSMGVLVGLVGRLSIWMDHRGLDVGDLCGAVVEEFLTDLRAGGGWFQPTVATLGSFLDYLRDAGAVGFEVPPVPVTASEETIKAFGHFLEFERGLTPGAIRTYVWVSTAFLSWLQDRGRCELAGLTAGDVVAFATEVCPTYSVGRAKLTMTGLRSFLGFAHVAGLVPVGLAGAVPSAAGLTGTALPKGLSPEEVQRLLGSCDRRRSRGRRDHAILVLLVRLGLRAGEVAALTLDDLGWRAGEILIGGKGGHVERLPLPSDVGDAVAGYLKRGRPQSAQRAVFLRAHAPIRGLQPSGVAQVVRDACIRAGIEPVGPHRLRHTAATELLRAGASLPEVAQVLRHHSISTTAIYAKVDHLALRELALPWPSKVVA, from the coding sequence ATGGCCAAGAGACGATCGATTCCGGTGAGCGGTCCGCTTGCCGAACACGAGAACGGATATCGGGCCTGGCTGGTTGAGCTGGGCTACAAGCCAAAGTCGATGGGGGTGCTGGTTGGGTTGGTGGGGCGACTCAGCATCTGGATGGACCACCGCGGTCTTGATGTCGGGGATCTGTGCGGGGCGGTCGTCGAGGAGTTCCTCACCGATCTCAGGGCCGGTGGCGGTTGGTTCCAGCCGACGGTGGCGACCCTTGGGTCGTTCCTCGACTATTTGCGGGACGCCGGTGCTGTCGGGTTCGAGGTGCCACCGGTTCCGGTGACGGCGTCCGAGGAGACCATCAAGGCGTTCGGCCACTTCCTGGAGTTCGAACGCGGTCTGACCCCGGGCGCGATCCGCACCTACGTGTGGGTGTCGACCGCGTTCTTGTCTTGGCTCCAGGACCGGGGTCGCTGTGAGCTGGCCGGGTTGACCGCCGGCGATGTTGTCGCGTTTGCCACGGAGGTGTGTCCGACCTACAGCGTTGGGCGGGCGAAGTTGACCATGACCGGTCTGCGGTCGTTCTTGGGGTTCGCTCACGTCGCGGGTTTGGTGCCGGTGGGTTTGGCCGGTGCGGTGCCGTCTGCGGCGGGATTGACCGGCACCGCGCTGCCCAAGGGCCTGTCACCGGAGGAGGTGCAACGTTTGTTGGGCAGTTGCGATCGCCGTCGAAGCAGGGGACGACGGGACCACGCGATTTTGGTGTTGTTGGTCCGGCTCGGTCTGCGAGCCGGAGAGGTCGCCGCTTTGACCCTTGATGATCTTGGGTGGCGGGCCGGTGAGATCCTCATCGGGGGCAAGGGCGGCCATGTGGAACGTCTGCCGTTACCCTCCGATGTCGGCGACGCGGTGGCCGGCTACCTGAAGCGGGGTCGCCCACAGAGCGCCCAGCGGGCTGTGTTTCTGAGGGCACACGCTCCCATCCGCGGGCTCCAACCGAGCGGGGTCGCCCAGGTGGTCCGTGACGCGTGCATCCGCGCCGGTATCGAACCGGTCGGTCCGCACCGGCTCCGCCACACCGCAGCAACCGAGTTGCTGCGGGCCGGTGCGAGCTTGCCCGAGGTTGCCCAGGTTCTGCGCCACCACAGCATTTCGACCACTGCGATCTACGCCAAGGTCGACCATTTGGCTCTGCGGGAACTGGCCCTGCCCTGGCCCTCGAAGGTGGTGGCGTGA